A region from the Methanothermobacter tenebrarum genome encodes:
- a CDS encoding metal ABC transporter solute-binding protein, Zn/Mn family, translating into MKRIAILLIITIIICTLLYTTSKTEEASSEEKIVVAASIMPQKEFIEAVGGDKVKVIVMVPPGADPHTYEPQPGQLRELSKAKIYFQIGSGIEFEKTWMERLKELNPNMKIVNCSEGIKLMKEDPHVWTSPRNAIIIVKNIYKSLTEEDPIHKDYYAKNMEKYISQLKKLDEQFNQTLTGKQNKKILVYHPAWTYLCRDYNIEQITIEKEGKEPSPQALAKIIQEAKKNNIKIIIVSPQSNKQSAQTIADEINAKIVIIDPLAENYIENMQKMLQTLKSI; encoded by the coding sequence ATGAAAAGAATAGCCATCCTACTAATAATCACCATCATAATATGCACCCTACTATATACAACAAGTAAAACGGAAGAAGCAAGCTCTGAAGAAAAAATAGTCGTGGCAGCGTCAATAATGCCCCAAAAGGAATTCATAGAAGCAGTCGGCGGAGACAAAGTAAAAGTTATAGTAATGGTACCGCCAGGAGCAGACCCACACACATATGAACCACAACCAGGCCAACTAAGAGAACTATCAAAGGCAAAAATCTACTTCCAAATAGGCTCAGGTATAGAATTCGAAAAAACATGGATGGAAAGACTAAAAGAACTAAACCCAAACATGAAAATAGTAAACTGCTCAGAGGGTATAAAACTCATGAAAGAAGACCCACACGTATGGACATCGCCACGAAACGCCATCATAATAGTTAAAAACATCTACAAATCCCTCACAGAGGAAGATCCAATCCATAAAGACTATTATGCCAAAAACATGGAAAAATACATTTCACAGCTCAAAAAATTAGATGAACAATTCAACCAAACCCTCACAGGAAAACAAAACAAAAAAATATTAGTATACCATCCTGCCTGGACCTACCTCTGCAGAGACTACAACATAGAACAGATAACCATAGAAAAAGAAGGCAAGGAACCATCACCCCAAGCCCTCGCAAAGATCATCCAAGAAGCCAAAAAAAACAATATAAAGATCATAATAGTCTCACCACAATCCAACAAACAAAGCGCTCAAACCATAGCAGATGAAATAAACGCAAAAATAGTCATAATAGACCCACTCGCAGAAAACTACATAGAAAACATGCAAAAAATGCTACAAACCCTCAAGAGTATCTGA
- a CDS encoding NAD(P)-dependent glycerol-1-phosphate dehydrogenase, with translation MNPRKIELPREIHTGPGVIKNTGIICKDLRFKGKVMVVTGYKTFKIAAKDVINSLKAEDFETEYMKVKEASMESVMMVKENLDDISLVLGVGGGKVIDVAKMAATLAGLSFISVPTAASHDGIASPRASIRDGERGSVSMKATSPIGVIADTDIIIKAPFRLLASGCADIVSNYTAILDWKLAHRLLNERYSESAAALSLMTAKMIIKSADAIKEGLERSARLVVKSLISSGIAISIAGSSRPASGSEHKFSHALDNIAPKPALHGEQCGVGTIMMMHLHGGDWRFIKDALKKMHAPTTAYELGIEPEYIIEALTKAHTIRKERYTILGDRGLTRDAAEKLAKKTEVI, from the coding sequence ATGAATCCTAGGAAAATAGAGCTACCAAGGGAAATACACACCGGCCCTGGTGTGATAAAAAATACAGGGATTATATGTAAAGATCTCAGATTCAAGGGTAAGGTGATGGTTGTCACAGGCTATAAAACTTTTAAGATAGCTGCTAAGGATGTTATAAACAGTCTTAAAGCCGAGGATTTTGAAACAGAGTATATGAAGGTTAAAGAGGCTTCTATGGAATCTGTTATGATGGTCAAAGAAAACCTTGATGATATCTCCCTTGTATTAGGTGTGGGTGGTGGTAAGGTTATAGATGTTGCCAAGATGGCAGCAACCCTCGCAGGTTTGTCTTTTATAAGTGTACCCACTGCAGCTTCCCATGATGGTATAGCATCCCCCAGAGCCTCGATCCGCGACGGTGAAAGAGGATCGGTTTCCATGAAGGCAACATCACCAATTGGGGTCATAGCAGATACCGATATAATAATTAAAGCACCATTCAGGCTCCTTGCCTCAGGTTGTGCTGATATAGTATCTAACTATACAGCCATACTAGATTGGAAACTTGCACACAGACTCCTCAATGAACGATATAGTGAATCTGCAGCGGCACTTTCACTCATGACAGCTAAAATGATCATCAAATCGGCTGACGCTATAAAAGAGGGCCTTGAAAGGAGCGCGCGCTTAGTCGTCAAATCCCTTATAAGTAGTGGTATAGCCATAAGTATAGCAGGTAGCAGCAGACCCGCAAGCGGATCCGAGCATAAATTCAGCCACGCCCTCGACAATATAGCTCCTAAACCAGCACTCCACGGTGAACAATGCGGTGTCGGTACAATAATGATGATGCACCTCCACGGAGGGGACTGGAGATTCATAAAAGACGCTCTCAAAAAAATGCACGCGCCCACAACAGCCTATGAACTCGGCATAGAACCGGAGTATATAATAGAGGCCCTTACAAAAGCCCACACCATCCGCAAGGAAAGGTATACTATCCTAGGTGACAGGGGCCTTACAAGGGACGCTGCTGAAAAACTTGCGAAAAAAACGGAAGTGATATAA
- the cobM gene encoding precorrin-4 C(11)-methyltransferase has protein sequence MKGKVFFIGGGPGDPELLTLKAVKIIKNSDIIIYAGSLVNKKILDFAPDSARIYDSSSMTLDEIIDIMVDGADSGKIIARIHTGDPSIYGAIMEQMRELKKRRIPFDIIPGVSSLFAAAAALKTELTVPGVSQTVIITRPSGRTPVPPKEDLGDLASHNSTMCIFLGVHKIGEVVKSLREHYSDDTPIAVVKRASWDDEEIIKGKLSDIEDKVKKSNIQKTAIIIVGDVLEPGDFESSKLYDPTFSHGYRRA, from the coding sequence ATGAAGGGGAAGGTATTTTTTATTGGTGGAGGGCCTGGAGACCCGGAACTTTTAACTTTGAAGGCTGTTAAGATAATTAAAAACTCTGATATAATAATATATGCGGGTTCCCTTGTGAACAAGAAGATTCTAGATTTTGCACCTGATTCTGCCAGGATCTATGATAGTTCCTCTATGACATTAGATGAGATAATAGATATTATGGTGGATGGTGCCGATTCTGGGAAGATTATTGCCAGGATACATACAGGTGATCCTTCAATTTATGGGGCTATAATGGAGCAGATGAGGGAGCTTAAAAAGAGAAGAATCCCCTTTGATATTATACCAGGAGTGAGTTCACTTTTCGCTGCTGCAGCCGCTTTAAAGACTGAATTAACTGTGCCTGGGGTTTCTCAGACTGTTATAATCACAAGACCTTCTGGTAGGACGCCAGTACCCCCCAAGGAGGATCTAGGAGATCTTGCAAGTCATAATTCCACTATGTGTATATTCCTTGGGGTTCATAAAATCGGGGAAGTTGTTAAAAGTTTAAGAGAACATTATAGTGATGATACACCAATAGCCGTGGTCAAAAGGGCTTCATGGGATGATGAGGAGATAATAAAGGGTAAACTTTCTGATATAGAAGATAAAGTAAAGAAGAGTAATATTCAGAAGACCGCCATCATCATAGTAGGTGATGTTCTCGAACCTGGAGATTTTGAAAGTTCGAAGCTATATGATCCCACCTTCAGCCATGGATATCGTAGAGCCTAG
- a CDS encoding metal ABC transporter permease yields the protein MIGLEYQFMQNAFIAAILVSIACGVVGTYIVIKRIVSLSGGISHAAFGGIGLGYFLGINPVITAIPFSIIAAFLMGVTTRKVKISEDTAIGILWSVGMSLGIIFISLTPGYASDLFNYLFGNILTVTRTDLWMMLILDLVIISNVLLFNREFTAISFDEEFSQVIGVPVNFFYLLLLMLVALSVVILIKVVGIILVIALLTIPAVTAKQFTFKIPQMMILSSIIGIIFTLTGLWLSYTLDTSSGATIVIILAIFFIITYLSRTKI from the coding sequence ATGATAGGTCTTGAATACCAGTTCATGCAAAACGCCTTCATAGCAGCAATACTCGTTAGCATAGCCTGTGGAGTGGTTGGCACCTATATCGTGATTAAAAGGATAGTATCCCTAAGTGGAGGTATATCCCACGCAGCATTTGGTGGGATTGGCCTCGGTTATTTCCTCGGCATCAACCCAGTAATCACGGCAATACCATTCAGTATCATAGCAGCTTTCCTCATGGGCGTCACCACAAGGAAAGTTAAAATTAGTGAAGATACTGCTATTGGGATACTATGGTCAGTTGGAATGTCCCTTGGTATAATATTTATAAGCTTGACCCCTGGTTATGCCAGCGACCTATTCAATTATCTTTTTGGTAACATACTAACGGTCACAAGAACAGATCTTTGGATGATGCTAATATTAGACTTGGTCATAATATCAAATGTGCTTTTATTTAATAGGGAGTTTACCGCCATATCCTTTGATGAGGAATTTTCACAGGTTATAGGGGTCCCTGTAAACTTTTTCTATCTTTTGCTCTTAATGCTTGTAGCTTTAAGTGTGGTGATCCTTATAAAAGTGGTTGGTATAATACTCGTGATAGCACTCCTCACCATCCCAGCCGTAACAGCAAAACAGTTCACCTTTAAAATCCCCCAGATGATGATCTTATCATCAATAATCGGGATAATATTCACACTAACAGGATTATGGCTTTCATACACCCTTGATACATCCTCCGGGGCCACAATAGTGATAATACTAGCAATATTTTTCATAATAACCTATCTTTCAAGGACTAAAATATAA
- a CDS encoding CopG family ribbon-helix-helix protein, whose product MSVISISINEKLLEEIDALKDEMGFSSRSDIIRTASRMLIDEKRRQMDIKGEVNGVLFLIHKREVEDKVNDIKHDYESIISTQIHSHLRNKNCLEIFILEGEAEKIKELTSRFRNCGKMEHLELIII is encoded by the coding sequence ATGAGCGTTATCAGCATTTCGATAAATGAAAAACTCCTAGAAGAAATAGACGCTTTGAAGGATGAGATGGGATTTTCAAGTCGCTCAGATATTATAAGAACGGCCTCTAGGATGTTAATAGATGAGAAAAGAAGACAAATGGATATAAAAGGCGAAGTTAATGGGGTGCTTTTCCTAATACACAAAAGGGAAGTTGAAGATAAGGTTAACGACATCAAGCATGACTATGAGAGTATCATAAGTACACAGATCCACAGTCACTTGAGGAACAAGAATTGCCTTGAGATCTTCATCCTAGAAGGTGAAGCTGAAAAAATAAAAGAACTCACCTCTAGATTTCGAAACTGTGGGAAGATGGAACACCTCGAACTTATAATAATCTAG
- a CDS encoding metal ABC transporter ATP-binding protein, which yields MDKAVEIKKLYYKIDNKTILENINFEIYKNEFLAIIGPNGGGKTTLLKMIIGLLKPTSGKIKVFGLKPEEARKKVGYLPQRRHFDMDFPINVFETVLMGCYHAPLQDYTQEDKERVEKWLERLDIINLKDERLDNLSGGQLQRVFLARALVKEGELLLLDEPTSSVDPLFQERFYELLDELKQKMAIVMVSHDIGMVATHVDRIACLNQRLFAHGPPREALESIEDVYKCPIELIAHGIPHRVLREH from the coding sequence ATGGATAAAGCAGTTGAAATTAAAAAACTATACTACAAAATAGATAACAAGACAATATTAGAAAATATAAACTTTGAAATTTACAAGAACGAATTCCTAGCTATCATAGGCCCAAACGGCGGCGGTAAAACAACCCTACTAAAGATGATTATAGGCCTCCTAAAACCAACCAGTGGAAAAATCAAAGTATTCGGCCTTAAACCCGAAGAAGCAAGGAAAAAGGTAGGTTATCTCCCACAAAGACGCCACTTTGACATGGATTTCCCAATAAATGTCTTTGAAACTGTGCTCATGGGATGCTACCACGCCCCACTCCAAGATTACACCCAAGAAGACAAAGAAAGGGTGGAAAAATGGCTTGAAAGATTGGATATCATCAATTTAAAAGATGAAAGATTGGATAATCTCTCAGGGGGGCAATTGCAGAGAGTATTCCTTGCAAGAGCCCTTGTGAAAGAGGGCGAACTCCTACTATTAGATGAGCCGACAAGTAGCGTAGACCCTCTATTCCAGGAAAGATTCTACGAATTACTAGATGAACTTAAACAGAAAATGGCTATTGTAATGGTATCCCATGATATAGGGATGGTCGCAACCCACGTGGACAGGATCGCATGCTTAAACCAGAGATTATTCGCCCACGGACCCCCAAGAGAGGCTTTAGAATCTATTGAGGATGTTTATAAGTGTCCAATAGAATTGATAGCCCATGGGATACCCCACAGGGTTTTGAGAGAACATTAA
- a CDS encoding TIGR00304 family protein: MNTNTLIIVGIIFIILGIFLIFAGSIISIFSKTKEGAEVKTGGVIMIGPIPIIFGSDRGMAIIGFLMAIILMIVAYILFYRSII; encoded by the coding sequence TTGAACACCAACACACTGATAATAGTTGGGATAATCTTCATAATCCTTGGTATCTTCCTCATATTCGCTGGTAGCATCATAAGCATATTTAGTAAGACAAAGGAAGGTGCGGAGGTTAAAACAGGCGGAGTTATAATGATAGGACCCATCCCAATAATCTTCGGAAGTGACAGGGGGATGGCGATTATAGGCTTCCTAATGGCCATAATATTAATGATAGTAGCCTACATACTATTTTATAGAAGTATAATATAA
- the rpiA gene encoding ribose 5-phosphate isomerase A, with the protein MNLKKMVAYKVAEEIKDGQVVGLGTGSTARYFIERVGMRIQKEELDILAVPTSYQSLFLARDWEIPITSITQHDIDVAVDGADEVDKDLNLLKGGGAAHTKEKIIDYSASEFIVIIDDSKLTDKLERPVPVEVIPTSSRLVCEELNSMGAKVKIRMSDAKDGPLITDNGNFIIDADFGSIDDPSKLEYEINNIPGVLENGIFSRGVDRVIVGTKDGIMEL; encoded by the coding sequence ATGAATTTGAAAAAAATGGTTGCATATAAAGTTGCCGAAGAGATAAAAGACGGGCAGGTTGTCGGCCTTGGCACAGGTTCTACAGCACGATATTTCATAGAAAGAGTGGGCATGCGCATACAAAAAGAAGAATTAGATATATTGGCAGTGCCCACTTCTTATCAATCATTATTCCTTGCAAGGGATTGGGAGATCCCCATTACTAGTATAACACAGCATGATATCGATGTTGCTGTTGACGGGGCTGATGAAGTTGACAAGGACCTCAACCTCCTTAAGGGTGGTGGAGCAGCCCATACAAAAGAAAAGATAATAGACTATTCAGCAAGTGAATTTATTGTTATAATAGATGATTCCAAACTCACAGATAAACTCGAAAGACCAGTACCAGTAGAGGTCATACCAACATCCTCTCGCCTTGTATGTGAAGAATTAAATTCCATGGGAGCCAAGGTCAAAATCAGAATGTCTGATGCGAAAGATGGGCCACTGATCACTGATAATGGGAATTTCATTATTGACGCGGATTTTGGATCTATTGATGATCCATCAAAACTGGAATATGAAATAAACAATATCCCAGGAGTCTTGGAGAATGGCATATTCTCAAGGGGTGTTGACAGGGTAATAGTAGGTACAAAGGATGGGATAATGGAACTCTAA
- a CDS encoding UPF0179 family protein: MITLIGEKLAKKGLTFMYYGPAKACEDCRYKSVCIDPLETGRIYKIKEVKDTEHPCPIHESGKVKVVEVEKANIEALIDAKKAFEGSVILFETLKCDEKCDMRSLCFPEGIKASDRCRILKNFGRVNECKKGYKLNKVLLEIISKK, encoded by the coding sequence TTGATAACACTGATAGGGGAGAAACTTGCAAAAAAAGGATTAACCTTCATGTATTATGGGCCTGCAAAGGCTTGTGAAGATTGCAGATATAAGTCCGTGTGTATCGACCCCCTAGAGACAGGCAGAATCTACAAGATAAAAGAAGTGAAAGATACTGAACATCCTTGTCCAATACATGAAAGCGGAAAAGTAAAGGTTGTTGAGGTTGAAAAAGCTAACATAGAAGCATTAATAGATGCTAAAAAGGCCTTTGAAGGGTCTGTAATATTATTTGAAACCCTCAAATGTGATGAAAAGTGTGATATGAGGAGTTTATGCTTCCCAGAGGGGATAAAAGCCTCAGATAGATGTAGGATCTTGAAAAATTTTGGCAGGGTCAATGAATGCAAAAAAGGCTACAAATTGAACAAAGTCCTCCTTGAGATCATCTCCAAGAAATAG